A single window of Solanum dulcamara chromosome 5, daSolDulc1.2, whole genome shotgun sequence DNA harbors:
- the LOC129889505 gene encoding threonine--tRNA ligase, mitochondrial 1-like: protein MATAYPRDENYLEIVIPRRIALFVSIQNQQRLQRLSLSPDPIRIELPNGTVKKGRKWNTTPLDIAKEISKSLGSNALIAKVNGVLWDLLRPLESDCTLELFTFDSDEGRDTFWHSSAHILGESLERKYGCKLCIGPCTTRGEGFYYDAFYGDLGLNEDHFKGIEAEAAKAVLEKQPFERIEVSRQQALDMFSDNRFKVEIIRDLPEDKTITVYRCGPLVDLCRGPHIPNTSFVKALACTKASSAYWRGDKYRESLQRVYGISYPDKKQLKEYLALLEEAKKYDHRELTKKQELFFFHPLSPGSCFFLPHGARVCNKLLEFIRSQYWKRGYEEVWSPNMYNMQLWETSGHAANYKENMFVFEIEKQEFGLKPMNCPGHCLIFDHRVRSYRELPLRLADFGVLHRNEASGALTGLTRVRRFQQDDAHIFCRESQIKNEVKGVLEFISYVYKIFGFTFDLKLSTRPEKYLGDVETWVKAEAALSEALNEHGKPWEINEGDGAFYGPKIDISVSDAMKRKFQCATLQLDFQLPQRFNLSYSAEDESKRERPVMIHRAILGSVERMFAILLEHFKGKWPFWLSPRQAMVCPVSDKSQSYALKLREQIHDAGYYVDVDTSDRTIQKKVREAQVAQYNYILVVGEAEASSGQVSVRVRDKPDHQVMTVDVLLAQFKDMVASFQ from the exons ATGGCTACCGCCTACCCCAGAGACGAAAATTATCTAGAAATTGTTATTCCTAGACGTATCGCACTCTTCGTATCTATTCAAAATCAGCAACGACTTCAGCGGCTTTCACTCTCCCCTGATCCTATCAG GATTGAGTTACCGAATGGAACTGTGAAGAAGGGGAGGAAATGGAATACAACGCCTTTGGATATAGCAAAGGAGATATCAAAGAGCTTGGGTTCCAATGCTTTGATAGCAAAGGTGAATGGCGTGCTTTGGGATTTGTTGAGGCCATTGGAGAGTGACTGTACGCTTGAGCTCTTCACTTTTGACAGTGACGAGGGTCGTGATACGTTTTGGCACTCGAGTGCTCACATTCTTGGCGAG TCATTGGAGAGGAAATATGGCTGCAAATTGTGTATTGGACCCTGTACAACAAGAGGAGAG GGTTTCTATTACGATGCCTTTTACGGTGATCTGGGGTTAAATGAGGATCATTTTAAAGGAATTGAGGCGGAGGCAGCAAAAGCTGTGTTG GAGAAACAGCCTTTTGAACGCATCGAAGTTTCACGGCAACAAGCTCTTGATATGTTCTCTGATAATAGGTTTAAG GTTGAAATCATTAGAGATTTACCTGAAGACAAAACAATCACTGTATATAGATGTGGCCCTTTGGTTGATTTATGCCGTGGTCCGCATATACCAAATACATCTTTTGTTAAAGCACTAGCTTGTACAAAG GCTTCATCAGCATATTGGAGGGGAGATAAGTACCGTGAAAGCTTGCAAAGAGTTTATGGAATATCTTATCCAGATAAGAAACAGTTGAAG GAATATCTAGCGCTGCTGGAGGAAGCAAAGAAATACGATCACAGAGAGCTGACTAAGAAGCAGGAGCTTTTCTTCTTTCATCCATTAAG CCCTGGAAGCTGTTTCTTTCTTCCACATGGTGCTCGAGTTTGCAACAAATTGCTGGAGTTCATACGGAGTCAGTACTGGAAGAGAGGCTACGAGGAG GTTTGGAGTCCAAATATGTACAATATGCAGTTATGGGAAACTTCTGGTCATGCTGCAAATTACAAGGAGAACATGTTTgtgtttgag ATTGAAAAGCAAGAATTTGGACTGAAGCCAATGAACTGCCCAGGTCATTGTTTAATATTTGATCACAGGGTTCGTTCCTACAGGG AGCTACCACTTCGTCTGGCTGACTTTGGAGTTCTGCACAGGAATGAGGCCAGCGGTGCACTTACTGGCTTAACACGTGTCAGGAGATTTCAGCAG GATGATGCACACATCTTTTGCAGAGAGTCACAG ATTAAGAATGAAGTCAAGGGTGTCTTAGAGTTCATCAGCTATGTGTATAAGATATTTGGTTTCACTTTTGACCTGAAGTTATCAACG AGGCCTGAAAAATATCTCGGAGACGTAGAAACTTGGGTAAAGGCTGAAGCTGCTCTTTCCGAAGCATTGAACGAGCATGGGAAGCCCTGGGAG ATCAATGAAGGAGACGGAGCATTTTATGGCCCAAAAATTGATATAAGTGTTTCTGATGCAATGAAGAGGAAATTCCAGTGTGCTACATTGCAG CTTGATTTCCAACTCCCTCAACGTTTCAACCTATCATACTCAGCAGAAGATGAAAGTAAGAGAGAGAGACCAGTTATGATACATAGAGCGATCCTTGGATCAGTTGAGCGTATGTTCGCTATTCTTTTGGAGCATTTCAAGGGGAAATGGCCTTTCTGGCTTAGTCCACGTCAAGCTATGGTCTGCCCTGTTTCCGACAAATCTCAGTCATATGCACTTAAG CTCCGGGAGCAGATACATGATGCTGGTTATTACGTTGATGTTGATACAAGTGACAGGACAATCCAGAAAAAG GTACGAGAGGCTCAAGTGGCACAATATAACTATATTCTGGTTGTTGGAGAGGCTGAAGCCAGTAGTGGGCAG GTGAGTGTTCGAGTGAGAGACAAACCTGATCATCAAGTCATGACAGTTGATGTTCTCCTTGCTCAATTCAAAGATATGGTTGCATCATTTCAGTAG